In a genomic window of Leisingera caerulea DSM 24564:
- a CDS encoding L,D-transpeptidase family protein, translated as MKRLLRLLALVFLTGAAWAAWQAFAPRPVPPQATAVDRIDRILIEKSARRLTASRGGETVLEFPIALGFEPNGDKEQEGDGKTPEGTFQIDRRNPNSAYHLSLGINYPQPEDRARAQAAGVSPGGDIFIHGQPNAAGNLSTLPGDWTAGCIAVSNQQMETLWRLTQVGTEVEIRP; from the coding sequence ATGAAACGCCTGCTGCGCCTGCTGGCGCTGGTTTTTCTGACCGGCGCCGCCTGGGCCGCCTGGCAGGCCTTTGCCCCGCGCCCCGTACCGCCGCAGGCCACGGCGGTGGACCGGATCGACCGCATCCTGATCGAGAAATCCGCCCGCCGCCTGACCGCCAGCCGCGGCGGCGAAACGGTGCTGGAATTTCCCATTGCTCTTGGGTTCGAGCCTAATGGTGATAAGGAACAGGAAGGCGACGGCAAAACCCCTGAGGGCACTTTTCAGATCGACCGGCGCAACCCCAACAGCGCCTATCACCTGTCATTGGGGATCAACTATCCCCAGCCCGAAGACCGGGCCCGCGCACAGGCCGCTGGGGTCAGCCCCGGCGGCGATATCTTCATTCACGGACAGCCGAACGCGGCGGGCAATCTGAGCACCCTGCCCGGCGACTGGACCGCCGGCTGCATTGCTGTCAGCAATCAGCAGATGGAAACGCTCTGGCGTCTGACGCAGGTCGGAACTGAGGTGGAAATCCGTCCCTGA
- a CDS encoding glutathione S-transferase family protein, which yields MGLLIDGKWRDQWYDTDSTGGAFKRSESQFRSWITADGSAGPSGEGGFAAESGRYHLYVSLACPWAHRTLIFRKLKELEDHISVSVVHPDMLGEGWTFETDSHGATGDTLFGSSHLHQVYTRADSVYTGRVTVPVLWDKLQNTIVSNESSEIIRMFNSAFDGITGNTDDYWPEELREPIEAVNARVYSTINNGVYKCGFATSQEAYDEAVVPLFESLDWLEDLLSQHRYLLGGRITEADWRLFTTLLRFDPVYHVHFKCNRKRLVDYPNLWAYTRELYQWPGVAETVGMDHIVRHYYYSHDTINPHRIIPVNPAIDWMEPHRRG from the coding sequence ATGGGCCTTTTGATCGACGGAAAGTGGCGCGACCAGTGGTATGACACCGATTCCACCGGCGGCGCCTTCAAGCGCAGCGAATCGCAGTTCCGCAGCTGGATTACCGCCGATGGCAGTGCCGGCCCCTCGGGCGAGGGCGGCTTTGCGGCGGAAAGCGGGCGCTACCACCTGTACGTGTCGCTCGCCTGCCCCTGGGCCCACCGCACCCTGATCTTCCGCAAGCTGAAGGAACTGGAAGACCATATCTCCGTTTCTGTTGTGCATCCCGACATGCTGGGCGAAGGCTGGACCTTTGAGACCGACAGCCACGGCGCCACGGGCGATACCCTGTTCGGCAGCTCGCATCTGCACCAAGTCTACACCCGGGCCGACTCCGTCTACACCGGCCGGGTGACTGTGCCTGTGCTGTGGGACAAGTTGCAAAACACCATCGTCTCCAACGAAAGCTCCGAGATTATCCGGATGTTCAATTCAGCCTTCGACGGGATCACCGGCAACACGGATGACTACTGGCCGGAAGAACTGCGCGAGCCAATCGAGGCGGTGAACGCCCGCGTCTACAGCACCATCAACAACGGCGTCTACAAATGCGGCTTTGCCACCTCGCAAGAGGCCTATGACGAAGCCGTTGTGCCCCTGTTCGAAAGCCTGGACTGGCTGGAGGACCTGCTGTCGCAGCACCGTTACCTGCTGGGCGGCCGCATCACCGAAGCCGATTGGCGCCTGTTCACCACCCTGCTGCGCTTCGACCCGGTCTACCACGTGCATTTCAAATGCAACCGCAAGCGGCTGGTGGATTACCCGAACCTTTGGGCCTACACCCGCGAGCTGTACCAATGGCCCGGCGTGGCGGAAACCGTCGGGATGGACCACATCGTGCGCCACTATTATTACAGCCACGACACCATCAACCCGCACCGTATCATTCCGGTCAATCCCGCGATCGACTGGATGGAACCGCACCGCCGCGGCTGA
- the cobD gene encoding threonine-phosphate decarboxylase CobD gives MPERPLDNASPPRDHGGNLSAAMAEFGGTRSGWMDLSTGINPHPYPLPEFAAGDWRALPDADALADLEQAARAFWNIPGEAAVLAAPGASALIAALPALAAPRWVQITKPTYNEHAAAFEARGWKIRVDGPAEARVVVHPNNPDGRLWSEEHLSSPLTIVDESFCDVCPGQSLIRAAERPGVIVLKSFGKFWGLAGMRLGFAIGDPKLIANLATWQGPWAVSGPALRTGALALQDRPWAEATRTRLKQDAARLDELVLAKGASLAGGTDLFRLYTVEDAAAWQRRLARAHIWSRIFPYSRTYLRLGLPPSDGWDRLEAAL, from the coding sequence ATGCCTGAACGCCCGCTTGATAACGCATCACCGCCCCGCGACCACGGCGGCAACCTCAGCGCAGCGATGGCCGAATTCGGCGGGACACGCAGCGGCTGGATGGACCTGTCCACAGGCATCAACCCGCATCCCTACCCGCTGCCGGAGTTTGCCGCAGGCGATTGGCGCGCACTGCCTGACGCCGATGCCCTGGCGGACCTCGAACAGGCGGCCCGAGCGTTCTGGAACATCCCCGGCGAGGCGGCGGTCCTCGCCGCGCCGGGCGCTTCTGCGCTGATCGCAGCCCTGCCCGCCCTGGCCGCGCCGCGCTGGGTTCAGATCACCAAACCCACGTACAACGAACACGCCGCCGCCTTCGAAGCCCGCGGCTGGAAAATTCGCGTCGACGGACCGGCCGAGGCCCGTGTCGTGGTCCACCCGAACAATCCGGACGGCCGCCTGTGGAGCGAAGAACATCTTTCCTCTCCGCTCACCATCGTCGACGAAAGCTTCTGCGACGTCTGCCCCGGCCAGAGCCTGATCCGCGCGGCTGAACGCCCGGGTGTCATCGTGCTGAAAAGCTTCGGGAAATTCTGGGGTCTTGCCGGCATGCGGCTGGGGTTTGCCATCGGTGACCCCAAGCTGATTGCCAATCTTGCCACCTGGCAGGGCCCCTGGGCCGTATCCGGCCCTGCTTTGCGCACCGGGGCGCTGGCCCTGCAGGACCGCCCCTGGGCCGAAGCCACCCGCACCCGCCTGAAACAGGATGCCGCCCGGCTGGATGAGCTGGTTCTGGCCAAGGGCGCCAGCCTGGCCGGCGGCACCGACCTGTTCCGGCTCTACACCGTGGAGGATGCTGCCGCCTGGCAGCGCCGGCTGGCCCGTGCCCATATCTGGAGCCGCATCTTCCCCTATTCCCGAACCTATCTGCGCCTGGGCCTGCCGCCTTCGGACGGCTGGGACCGGCTGGAGGCGGCGCTATGA
- the cbiB gene encoding adenosylcobinamide-phosphate synthase CbiB, whose translation MSTAAMLSLALLLDAVFGEPEWLWSRLTHPAVLMGKAVGYLDRKLNTGGNRRGKGVLAALALVLCGYFAGKLLALPGALVEILVAAVLIAQRSLTEHVAAVAKGLRSSLAEGREAVAMIVSRDTAAMSAPQVARSAIESGSENLSDGVIAPAFWFLIAGLPGLIIYKMVNTADSMIGYRNDWYKDFGWAAARLDDLLNLIPARLTGLLIALPGGQLRHWNAIAADARKHRSPNAGWPEAAMARALNTALAGPRSYDGQLRDFPWVHADGAKSASAETISRAVTLLWQTWAIALALTIAIAVFF comes from the coding sequence ATGAGCACGGCCGCTATGCTGTCCCTGGCCCTGCTGCTGGATGCCGTCTTCGGCGAGCCGGAATGGCTCTGGTCCCGCCTCACCCACCCCGCGGTGCTGATGGGCAAGGCGGTCGGGTACCTGGACCGCAAGCTCAACACTGGCGGCAACCGCCGCGGCAAGGGCGTGCTGGCAGCTCTGGCGCTGGTTCTATGCGGCTATTTCGCGGGCAAGCTGCTGGCGCTGCCGGGGGCGCTGGTGGAAATACTGGTGGCTGCCGTCCTGATCGCCCAGCGATCGCTGACCGAACATGTCGCCGCGGTCGCCAAGGGGCTGCGCAGCAGCCTGGCGGAAGGCCGCGAGGCGGTGGCGATGATCGTCAGCCGCGACACCGCTGCGATGTCCGCACCGCAAGTTGCCCGCTCCGCCATCGAAAGCGGGTCGGAGAACCTGTCCGACGGCGTCATCGCGCCTGCCTTCTGGTTCCTGATCGCCGGGCTGCCGGGGCTGATCATCTACAAGATGGTCAACACCGCCGACAGCATGATCGGCTACCGCAATGACTGGTACAAGGACTTTGGCTGGGCCGCCGCCCGGCTGGACGACCTGCTGAACCTGATCCCGGCGCGGCTGACCGGCCTGCTGATTGCGCTGCCCGGCGGCCAGCTGCGCCACTGGAACGCCATCGCGGCAGATGCCCGCAAACACCGCTCCCCTAACGCCGGCTGGCCCGAGGCCGCCATGGCGCGGGCGTTGAACACCGCTTTGGCCGGCCCGCGCTCCTATGACGGACAACTGAGGGACTTCCCCTGGGTTCATGCCGACGGAGCCAAAAGCGCCAGCGCCGAAACCATCAGCCGCGCCGTCACCCTGCTTTGGCAGACCTGGGCAATTGCCCTGGCACTGACCATTGCCATCGCCGTGTTTTTCTAG